From the genome of Pristis pectinata isolate sPriPec2 chromosome 19, sPriPec2.1.pri, whole genome shotgun sequence:
CAGGATTTAGATTCAATGATAATACCAGGCACTTCTTTGTGAAGAACTTAGTTTAATTTATCTTTTACTTATTTTAAATGTCTGTTATGTGTGTGCACTTAACAGCTTGGATAATGTCTTCCGCTGACTGTTGACCTTTACTGTGAGAGTGCATTAGTACATAGTTTTTATTGCATTGTAAACAACACAACTCTCAGTTTTGCACAGGGCAAAGTCATCTGCCAGCCAGAGGTCTGTACTGAAGTTCTCGTTCAAACTGTTCTGCTGTCAAACTTCCTTCAATAGCCTTACAACCAGGGTTGAACACAGAGTATGCACTAACTTCTCCTTGTTTCTTTTCAGATGGGTCTCGTGTCCCAATGTAAATCCAATAAAACATTGAGAGGACAAAATATACCAGGCCAAACTCCAACTCAATGAAGAGGCCAAGTAATACCAGCCAAAGCAGGAATTTCAGAACAGTCACAATTGTGAAGATGAAATGATCAGTTTCAACTGGCTGTTCCGCAGAATTTTCTTTGAATGAATTCTggttattttcttccttttcctgcaAAGAAACAGAATTTCCAGTATTAAGCCATGATGATTTTGAGAGGTCCAATTGTGCTAAGCACCCAATTCCCATTAGATAAGTCAGAACAACAGTAATAGTAATAAGAAAGTACCACCAAAATGAATACCAGTATCACCAGATAAACCAAGTTACAAGAAGAGGTGTCTAAATGGAATTCTATTGTGTATCATTCAATACAAAATAACAAGGCAGCATTCTGTGCTCATGGTTGGACACAAGAGCTCAGTTAAAATATAAACTTGTTTTGTATTCCTTCAAGGAAAGTGAAATACCGTCCAACAGTGGGACTTCTCACCCTGGCTATAAAAGCAGGCAAAGGCTGAGCAATCTGAAATGAAGGTTATTTCATGGCCCCACAAAGCCTCTTCATCATGTACAAAGCTCTGTTGTGTGATGGGATAGTAACCACATATCTGGATGAATGGAAGCCTACAATACCCAAGGATCTGGGCCCATTCAATTTATGATATACAAATGCTGCCACCTTCTTCACCAATACCCTGCTTTTACTATAATTTGATACGATTATATTTAAATAAGTTTAATTAGTCACAAAGCAAAAAAATATATGCTAAAAACAATCAGGAAAGTGTTAATTTCAGAGCAATAATATATGGAGTTGAAACAAAGATCAGCCAAGAAAACAGTCAATAGGCAGAGCCACATCAGACAAACCAAGCATTTTCCTACAAGAAGGGGCATCCGAAGTCAAAGTTTCCGAATGATAAGATTAAATAAAACAAGGGACTATTACATCATAAGCACAGTACAGAAAGCAGCAGAACATTACTTGGAATATGGAAAATGCAGGAGGTAATTGAAGAATAAATGGAAAAAAGGGGCATGAGATTTAAAGACAATCTGCAAGGGAACTCCTAAACTCAtagaaacagtaaaaaaaagttagtGGAAATGAAAGAGCCAATTATAGACAAAAAGTTAATCTTGTCGTGGCAGAGGGCAAAGCTGATCTACAAAGCAAGTccttccaccaatcttcataaaAACTGCTTGGTGTTGACAACATGGTACAGAGGAGTGATACTGGGATTACGGATAACAACTAAAGCTATTCACTGTCAAGTTTTGGAATTTCAGCAGAGTTACAGTGTGGTCCTGAGACTGTGACTTTTAGTTGGGAGAAGGCCTTTGGcttcttgtcagtcaggagtAGTGATGTGATCAGAACAAATAAGCTACTGTGGAATAGAGTCAGGGTTGCTCACGTCACAGAGCTGAGTTTCAGCAGGTCTTTGTGTTCTTTCCAGAAGGCATTGACTGCCCACTGTCCTGGATAATTTTACCTTTCAGTGGGATAAGGCCTTGGGTGTTTGGGCTGTAGATGGCCTTGACAGCTGTCATGGTTGTCACTAAGTGGCTGAGCCTTCTACACTTTGTACTTACCTTCTGCCCTTCAGATCAGGGGCTTTCAGCTGGATCTCAACTTCAGATGCTTTTAGAACTACTCGTTTTTCCCCTCCCTGGCTGGGCAGCTTTCTATCCAGGAAATAGATTGAATTTACAGCATCTTAGCTCCTCAATCctctggtcattctcatcaaaccaactCTGGTGGTTCTTGGTAGAGAAGACAAAAGCCCCACGCCAGCTCCCAACTGAGGGAGTTGTGAAGGGGTTTATTTAAGCTTAAGATGCTCAAGGCTACACACcttagagagaaaacaaggataGCCTATGAAAATTaagagtgggaggggagaaaaggaaaaacaagaacagaggAACAAGGCAACAGGATCACAGATCTTTGAGGGGGAAAGGTTAACTGATAGAATGGTTCAGAAAGtttattaggatagataaatacATGACAAAAGACATGGAAACACCATAGCCTTGCCAAATATTTTGCAACCCATCAGCTGAGATCTTGGCACCACATTTTGCAAGAACTGCAAAATCTTAGTGAGGGTACAGAGATTGTTTAGTAGAATGATACCTGGGATTTTAGTTTCTTAGATGAGAGAATCCAATTGCTCTCCTCAAAAGCACAAAAGACTAATTTGAGCAAAGAGGCCAAAGTGTTATTTAAAATCATTGAGGAATTTTGATGGAGAAAGTTGGGAGGTATATTCCACTGCCAGGAACCATAGGACACAGAATTAAAGCAACTGGCAAAAGAACAGGGAGAGAGATATTAGCATTTAAGGGAGAATTTCTCAAGTTTAGTTTTCCAAGTCTGCTTCCTGCAGAGCTACAGCAGTGGATGCACAGCTCAAGTCACACATATTTGGAGGATGAATTTGCAAGTTTAGAAAGAGCAAATAAAAATGgggaacaaaaataaattagacTAGCATCAAAGCCAAAAGGCCTTCTTGCTGTGctgcaaaataaaatcattttaggTTCAATTGCTatttctctgaactgctcctacctcagaacccacctcAGAAATTCCTTTGCCAACCTCCTGTGGATCCCACTGTTACAAGTACAGGTGCTCATACTTCGTACACATCTGAGCTCCGCCATGAAACCAggaatctcccctcccctccccacactaaCACTAATCCCTTCCACGGTTTGAAACCATCCTATTGCATCCTCTGACGCTCCTCTTTGACCCTCCTtcctccactcccccactccACCCTCCTCGCCCCCCGACCTACCCTGGCTGCCCTCCGGGCTCGTTCCGAGATCTCCCCGTCCGCTAGGGCGGTGACACGTCCCGAGGCCCCGCTGCCCTCGGTTTCCAGCCCTGGGGCCGCGGCCGCACTCACGCTGCTCTCCAGCGGGTCTTGGGGTGGCTCCCGCTGCTCAGCCTCATCCCTCCGGGGCCGCAGTCTGTGCCACAAGCCGCTGAAAACCCCGGCATATCCCCGGCGCTCGCTCACCACCGACAGCGGCGACCTCCTCGCTGCCACCGCCTGCCGGGCTCGCCATTCCGCCAACTTCCGCTCCATCCTGCGGGGCGGAAGTGTCCCAATTAAAGGGTCCCCGCTCCTATCTGCGGGGCGGAAGTGTCCCCGATTAAAGGATCCCCGCTCCATTTTGTAGGGTGAAATGTCTGCAGTTAAGGGATATCTACAGCAAAGGAAAATAGGAgtggagtaggccattcgacccttcgagTCAGGTCTACcgttcactatgatcatggctaatcctttaCCGTTATACTACACTGACGCTCTCTCCCCATGACCCTCGATGCCTTTTGTGCCCTGGAATCTAACAACCCCCTTGTATATTCAGGGACTTGGCCCggctcagcagcagcagcatttggTCAGAAGGATGTGAGTTCAAACTGCATTACAAAGGTGTGAGCACAACATCAAGGCTACAACATCTAGTTGTAGGACAGAGCATCACTTCTACGGTATTAGTGCTGTTGTTTTTCAGCTGAGTCATGTTAAATCAATATTAAATCTGCACCCAGGTGGATGGAAGAGACTCCATGACACAATTTTGAAGACCAGGTGAATTCTCTCTGGGGTTCTGGTCAACACTTATTCCTCTAAATGAGAatgcagggtgtcaacccaaaacatcaacaattcatttcccccgaagatgctgctcgatctgctgagttcctccagcagtttgtttcttgctccagattcccagtacCCGTGGTTGCTTGTGTCTCTAAACAAGAATGTCTGATTACTTATCTCATTTTGTGTTTGTGGGAGTGCACTTTACACAAAATGTTGCTGAATTTCCGATATTCCAACACtaattacacttcaaaatgtaaaataaagcaCTTCAGGATGCCCTGAGTTTATTACGGTAATTTCtcaatgcaaatatttttgttATTACATCATAGAAGACAATTGCTTTAtacaaaatgattttattttcacaaaATTGATGGAAAGGTTTCCTATTTCCAAGATGCCTATCATGTTACAGAATAGTAAGCAATATACATTGGACGTTGAGTCAAGGCGAGAGCAGAAGAAGTGGATTTTAGATCATCTGGACTTGATACATAATAGAGATTTTAGAATAAGGATTAGGAACTCAAGGGTAATCTCTTGGTTACTCTGTTGCTATGGATCATTTAGAATGAAAGAACAGTGTAGAGTGAAGGGTTTCAGTTTCCTGGGACACTAGATCTGCTTTTTGAACTGGGGAAGTTTGCACATCTACAGCGGTGAGGCATCTGTACCTTTGAAGTAAGAAtaaatagggtagtgaagaaagatTTAAACTATCTGGGATATGTTTCTAGCATAAAATGTTTTAAGATAGAAAATACTGGGTTTAGAGAAGAGGAAAAATCTGTAAGGACATTACTTGCCATTAGGTTAGGCATAAATCTTTCGCTGGATATGTCCAATTTAATACAACTGGTCAGTTCTATTCAATGAGTTAGGTGGAAGGACCTGAACTGTATGGATCTTATATTGACATATTCAGGATCTGGTGTGATGTTTTCCTGCTTTTGTaatatgtaagaacataagaaaacgtGAAGTGCGAATATCAGACAGAGATTCTTGCTGATAACCACTCATATTACTGAGGTTCTACTGACATCACAAGGCAATGTTAGTCCTAGTCAAAAATATGGAAGTCACTCATGAGAATAACATGAAGTGGAGTAGGAGGGGTTTAAAGACCCTAAAACATAACAATCACAAGTTAATCTTTCAAGTGGATGCAACTAAATAAGCCTTCAAATGAACTCTTGATAAATATTCTTTTGTACATTAACCAATTTGTACAATAATTGGGGTAACATAATGATACCTGGACATCGACAGTTTACTGTTCTAAaaggaaatacagaaataaaGATATGATAGAGGTAATGCAGAAAGTACAGAtccaagaaataaagttaaaGCTTTATATACTCCAATATATGTTTAAGATTGCaagttctcaaagtcaaagttgagtttattgtcatgtgcataagtacatgtatgcacaggtgcaatgaaaaacttacttgcagcagcatcacaggcacatagcatcagataagcagcattcacaagaaaagcataaatgaaacaaattatacacaatgtttacaaaaaaacacaattagtacaaaaaaagtccactttagtgcaaagcgaTCATAGTGTTGATCACAAGTcacagtgctgctaaactgtagtggtgattagggtttagCTGagtggttcaagaacccaatggttgaagggaagttgaacctggtggtgtgggacttaaggcttctgtacttcctgcctgatggtagctgtgaaaaccTGGCATGGCCTGAATG
Proteins encoded in this window:
- the saysd1 gene encoding SAYSvFN domain-containing protein 1 isoform X1, with the protein product MERKLAEWRARQAVAARRSPLSVVSERRGYAGVFSGLWHRLRPRRDEAEQREPPQDPLESSVSAAAAPGLETEGSGASGRVTALADGEISERARRAAREKEENNQNSFKENSAEQPVETDHFIFTIVTVLKFLLWLVLLGLFIELEFGLVYFVLSMFYWIYIGTRDPSEKKQGEVSAYSVFNPGCKAIEGSLTAEQFERELQYRPLAGR
- the saysd1 gene encoding SAYSvFN domain-containing protein 1 isoform X2 — encoded protein: MERKLAEWRARQAVAARRSPLSVVSERRGYAGVFSGLWHRLRPRRDEAEQREPPQDPLESSEKEENNQNSFKENSAEQPVETDHFIFTIVTVLKFLLWLVLLGLFIELEFGLVYFVLSMFYWIYIGTRDPSEKKQGEVSAYSVFNPGCKAIEGSLTAEQFERELQYRPLAGR